The region CGGACACCGGTGGGGCCGCGTCGGCCGACACCCCGGCCAAGGCTGCGGCACCGGCCCCCGCGTCCATGCCGGCGCACCCGGCACCGGCCGCTGCCGAGGTCGCACCGCCGCCCTCCCCGATGGTCGAGGCCTATCAGAAGCGCCGCAAGGTCCCGTTCTGGGCCCTGCCCGTGCTGGCCGGGTTGCCGCTGTGGGCCTACGTCTACGCCGGCACCTTGTCCCCTCCGCCCGCCGGCGAGGGTGCCGAGGTCGTCGGCCAGGAGCTCTTCGCCGGCAGCGGCTGCGGCGGCTGCCACGGCGGTGCTGGTGGCGGCGGCGTGGGTCCGGCCTTCACCGGCGGCGCCATCTACGAGACCTTCCCCGACTTCGTGACCCACTTCGAATGGGTCCGGCTCGGCTCGGCCGGTTGGCTCGAGGAGCGCGGCGACACCTACGGCGCCAACGAGCAGCCGGTCGGCGGCGGCATGCCGGGGTTCGGTGAGGACCAGCTCTCCGACCACGATCTGCTCTTCATCGTCCTGCACGAGCGGCTGCTCGGCGGCGAGAACCCCGACAGCGACGACGCCGAGGCGCTCGAGGCCGTGGTCCTGCTCATGGAGGAGCACCCGGACATGACCCTCGAGGAGGCGCTGGCCGAGA is a window of Acidimicrobiales bacterium DNA encoding:
- a CDS encoding c-type cytochrome; the protein is MTEIPEHLLKRSRERRSAMGGDGGASDGDGTSDTGGAASADTPAKAAAPAPASMPAHPAPAAAEVAPPPSPMVEAYQKRRKVPFWALPVLAGLPLWAYVYAGTLSPPPAGEGAEVVGQELFAGSGCGGCHGGAGGGGVGPAFTGGAIYETFPDFVTHFEWVRLGSAGWLEERGDTYGANEQPVGGGMPGFGEDQLSDHDLLFIVLHERLLGGENPDSDDAEALEAVVLLMEEHPDMTLEEALAEIGLEAPEGGEGGSGADRGDPSPDNAPGSEDTDGSEGESGPGTDAGTGGAGSGAAPPAAADGASSTP